The region TCTCGTAGCCGAGGGTCTTCGAGCCCTCGGCGTAGAAGGGGCGCACGTTGACGTTGACGAACGCCCAGCCCTCCTCCTCGCCGGCGATCTCGGAGGCGAGCTTGTTCACGTCGTCGTAGTTGCCGTCGACGGCGACGAGCTTCTCGGTGAAGACGGCGGAGTTGACCTTCTTCGGCGTCTCGAGGTTGCTCGGGATGAACACCACGGTCGGGATCCCGGCCCGGGCGCCGGCCGCTGCCACCGCGTTGGCCAGGTTGCCCGTCGAGGGGCACGCGAACACCTTGGCGTCGAGCTCGCGGGCCGCGCTCAGGGCGCAGGCGACGACGCGGTCCTTGAAGGAGTTGGTGGGGTTGGTGGAGTCGTCCTTGACCCAGAGCCTGTCGATGCCGAGCTCACGGGCGAGGTTCTTCGCCTCCAGCAGCCGGGTGAAGCCCGGCTCGGTGTTGGGGCTCTGCTCGATGTCCGTCGGGACCGGCAGCAGCGCCTTGTAGCGCCAGATGTTGCGGGGGCCGGCGGCGATCTCCTCGCGGGTCACGGCCGGGAAGTCGTAGGCCACCTCGAGCGGCCCGAAGCACTCCGGACAGGCGTAGGAGGGGCCGAGCTCGACCTCGTGGCCGCACTCGCGGCAGGCCAGCGCCCGGGCATTGCCGAAGGCGCCGTCGCGCGGCCCCTTCTTCGCCGGGGCGGGAGTGCCGGCAGTGCCGGGAGTGGTGGTGTCGTCCAGCAGGGTGCTCATGAAGTCCTCCTTCTCATCTGTCCCCCGCGGCTTTCGCGTGGGCCGGATTTGGCACCTGCTCCCATGACTGCCGGAAGGTCTCCGGACAGGAGGCTCATGGGTGGTTGCCGGGACTTCGACGGGCCGTTCCCTCAGTCCCTCGTGATGAGCAGGACCAGAGTAGGCAGGCCGTCTCACGATGCGCACATCGAGTCCACGATGTGGTCGCACCGGGGTGTCAGCGACGTACGACGAGCCCGCTGAGCAGCTCGACGACGCCCGCGGGGCCCTCGACCACGACGTCGGCGAGCTCCACGAGGTCGGGCTGTTCGTGCGAGGCGGAGCAGACCACGAGCCCCGGCAGGCCGTCGGCCCGCAGCGCGCGCACGGCCTCGAACGCCTCGATGTCCCCGAGGTCGTCGCCGCCGAAGACGATGCCGGTCGCCTCCTGCTCGGCCACGAACGCGCGCACGGCGTGGCCCTTGTGCATGTCGCCCGAGCGCACCTCGATGACGTTGCGGCCGGGCTCGACGGAGAGGTGGTGGCGCTCGGCGAGGCTCGTCAGCGGCTTGACCAGCCGCTCGAACGCACCTGCCGGGTCGTCCATCCGGCGGGTGTGCACGGCGACGGCGAGCCCCTTCTCCTCGATGAACGCGTCGGCGGCCCCGGCCGTGCGCAGCACCGACGGCAGCTCGCGCTCGAAGGTCGCCAGGCCGGCGGGCGGTCGCGGCGACCGGATCCGCTGGTCGGTGGCCGACCAGCGCTCGTTGCCGTAGTGGCCGAAGACGAAGAGCTCGGCACCCCGGTCGAGCATCGCGTTGCCGAGGGCGTCCAGGTCGCCCATCGAGATCGCCTGGCGGGCCGGGCGGCCGGTGATCACGGCGACCGCGCGGACGACCTCGGCCAGCTCGAGCAGGGCGCCCGGCGCCCCGGGGTGCAGCCGGGCCGCCTCCGGGTCGTCGACCACGGGGGAGAGGGTGCCGTCGAAGTCGAGGCCGACGACGACACCGTCGAGGACGGCTCGTACGGCGTCGTAGTGGGCGCGCGCGTCGTCGGAGGTGAACTCCATGCCCCCACCCAACCACGCAGCGGGGACGCACGGCGAACCGAGCGTGGCTGGGACCGCCGGCCGGCTGCTGGGGGACTACTGGGGCGCGTCGGTGGTGAGGATGACCGTGAGCCGGTCCTTCCTCATCTCCCCCACGGCCGGCGCGGTGCGCGCGATGCCGAGGTCGAGGGCGAGCTGCTTGCCGGCCGCCTTGAGCCGCGGCGGGAAGTAGACCGTGGTCGTCGGGACGACGCCGTACCAGTTGTCCTCGCCCACCACCGACCAGCCGATGGTGGTCGCCCGGGTGGCCGTGGTCGCGGCCAGGCCCTTGATCCCGGAGTTGTTGTAGACCTCGACGTAGACCTCGCCGCGCTTGATCGCCGGCGGAGGCTTCGGCGTCTTCGTCGCGCTCGGCGTCGCCTCCGGCGTCTGCTCGGCGCTGGCGATCGTGGCGGTGTTGTCGACCCGCCGCTCGGTCGGCGACTGCTCGCGGGTGGCCAGGAAGGTGATCGACGCCATCGCGACGGCGAGCACCGAGAGCATCACGAGCGGGGACGGGAACGCGACGCCACGCTCGTCACGCGAACGACGGGAGGGGCGGGAGCCGGGGTGACGGCCGGTGCTGCTGGGGAAGGAGGCCATGGGGAAGGTGACCAATCGTGAGTGGTGGAGGTGGACGCCCGTCAGATCTCGAAGCCGAGGC is a window of Nocardioides oleivorans DNA encoding:
- the thrC gene encoding threonine synthase codes for the protein MSTLLDDTTTPGTAGTPAPAKKGPRDGAFGNARALACRECGHEVELGPSYACPECFGPLEVAYDFPAVTREEIAAGPRNIWRYKALLPVPTDIEQSPNTEPGFTRLLEAKNLARELGIDRLWVKDDSTNPTNSFKDRVVACALSAARELDAKVFACPSTGNLANAVAAAGARAGIPTVVFIPSNLETPKKVNSAVFTEKLVAVDGNYDDVNKLASEIAGEEEGWAFVNVNVRPFYAEGSKTLGYEIAEQLGWRLPDQIVIPVASGSQLTKVDKAFQELIKLGLVEDKPYKVYGAQAAGCSPVSVAYKAGTDAIRPVKPDTIAKSLAIGNPADGIYVLDVCRRTGGAVEDITDDEVRDAIVLLARTEGIFTETAGGTTVGVLKKLVESGQLDTSLETVVINTGHGLKTLDAISDRVGPVATIAPTYDAFAASGIV
- the otsB gene encoding trehalose-phosphatase, whose translation is MEFTSDDARAHYDAVRAVLDGVVVGLDFDGTLSPVVDDPEAARLHPGAPGALLELAEVVRAVAVITGRPARQAISMGDLDALGNAMLDRGAELFVFGHYGNERWSATDQRIRSPRPPAGLATFERELPSVLRTAGAADAFIEEKGLAVAVHTRRMDDPAGAFERLVKPLTSLAERHHLSVEPGRNVIEVRSGDMHKGHAVRAFVAEQEATGIVFGGDDLGDIEAFEAVRALRADGLPGLVVCSASHEQPDLVELADVVVEGPAGVVELLSGLVVRR
- a CDS encoding LytR C-terminal domain-containing protein, with amino-acid sequence MASFPSSTGRHPGSRPSRRSRDERGVAFPSPLVMLSVLAVAMASITFLATREQSPTERRVDNTATIASAEQTPEATPSATKTPKPPPAIKRGEVYVEVYNNSGIKGLAATTATRATTIGWSVVGEDNWYGVVPTTTVYFPPRLKAAGKQLALDLGIARTAPAVGEMRKDRLTVILTTDAPQ